GCGTGCTCGCGACGCTCGACCGCTGCAAGGGCATCGTCCGATACGGCGTCGGCTTTGACACGGTGGACGTGCCAGCAGCCACGAAGCGTGGGATCTACGTCTGCAACGTCCCTGACTACGGCACCGACGAGGTCTCGGACCACGCGATCACCCTGCTGCTGGCGATTGCCCGCAAGCTGATCGTGGCGGCCGAGGGCGTGCAGCGCGGCGTCTGGAGCGTCGAACCGCTCAAGCCAGTCGGTCGGCTGCGCGGCCGGGCGCTCGGCATCATCGGGCTGGGGCGGATCGGCTCGCTGACGGCCGCGAAGGCGCAGGGCTTCGGCATCCGGGTGATCGCCCACGATCCGGCCCTGCCGGCCTCGGCGTTCGCCGAGCGGAATGTCACTCCGGTGGGCCTGGACGAGCTGCTCCAGACAGCTGACTACGTCTCGATCCACGCGCCGCTCTCCGCCGAGACGCGCCACCTGATCGGCGAGCGGGCGCTGCGCTTGATGAAGCCGAGCGCGTTCCTGATCAAC
The Chloroflexota bacterium genome window above contains:
- a CDS encoding C-terminal binding protein, with protein sequence MSSPRFRAVITDADYPDVAQERAILEGIGAELVREHVKDEAGLIRALAGAEVILTQYAPLTARVLATLDRCKGIVRYGVGFDTVDVPAATKRGIYVCNVPDYGTDEVSDHAITLLLAIARKLIVAAEGVQRGVWSVEPLKPVGRLRGRALGIIGLGRIGSLTAAKAQGFGIRVIAHDPALPASAFAERNVTPVGLDELLQTADYVSIHAPLSAETRHLIGERALRLMKPSAFLINTARGGLVDADALATALRAGEIAGAALDVMETEPIARDSALLGLENCIITPHAAWYSDEAAAALQRLAGEEAARLLLGQAPRCPVNTLS